From a single Podarcis raffonei isolate rPodRaf1 chromosome 10, rPodRaf1.pri, whole genome shotgun sequence genomic region:
- the LOC128421958 gene encoding zinc finger protein 850-like — translation MGKKGFKCKECGKIFSQSGNLNIHQRTHTGEKPFKCMECGKSFIQSGHLRRHQRTHTGEKPYECMECRKSFRDNRTLRRHQRTHTGEKPYECMECGKSFSYDAGLRSHQRTHTGEKPYECMECGKSFSYDAGLRSHQRTHTGEKPFKCIECGKSFSDNGTLRRHQRTHTEEKPYECMECGKSFSDNGTLRTHQWTHTGEKPFKCMECGKSFSYDAGLRSHQRTHTGEKPYECMECGKSFSYDAGLRSHQRTHTGEKPYECMECGKSFSYHAGLRSHQRTHTGEKPYECMECGKSFSYHAGLRSHQRTHTEEKPCECMECGKSFSDNGTHRRHQRTHTGEKPFKCIECGRKFSQSGHLNMHQLTHTGEKPFKCMECGKSFSDNGTLRTHQRTHTGEKPYECMECGKSFSFNGSLRRHQRTHTGEKPYECMECGKSFCYNGTLRTHQRTHTGEKPYECMACGKSFRDNRNLRRHQQTHTGEKPCKCMECGKSFSDNGTLRRHQRTHTGEKPYKCMHCGKSFSNSGNFNKHQRTHTGEKPYECMECGKSFSFKGSLRIHQRTHTGEKPYECIECGTSFSDNGTLRTHQRTHTGEKPYKCMHCGKSFSNSGNFNIHQRTHTGEKPFNCMECGRKFSQSRHLSVHQLTHTGEKPYE, via the coding sequence ATGGGCAAGAAAGGATTCAAATGCAAGGAGTGTGGGAAgatcttcagtcagagtggaaacctcaatatacatcaacggactcacacaggggaaaaaccatttaaatgcatggagtgtggaaagagcttcattcagagTGGACACCTGAGAAGACATCAACgtactcacacaggggagaaaccatatgaatgtatggagtgcagaaagagctttcgtgataatAGAACCCTTAgacgacatcaacggactcacacaggggagaaaccatatgaatgtatggagtgtgggaagagcttcagttacgatgcaggccttagatcacatcaacggactcacacaggggagaaaccatatgaatgtatggagtgtgggaagagcttcagttacgatgcaggccttagatcacatcaacggactcacacaggggagaaaccatttaaatgtatagagtgtggaaagagctttagtgataatggaacccttagaagacatcaacggactcacacagaggagaaaccatatgaatgtatggagtgtggaaagagctttagtgataatggaacccttagaacacatcaatggactcacacaggggagaaaccatttaaatgtatggagtgtgggaagagcttcagttacgatgcaggccttagatcacatcaacggactcacacaggggagaaaccatatgaatgtatggagtgtgggaagagcttcagttacgatgcaggccttagatcacatcaacggactcacacaggggagaaaccatatgaatgtatggagtgtgggaagagcttcagttaccatgcaggccttagatcacatcaacggactcacacaggggagaaaccatatgaatgtatggagtgtgggaagagcttcagttaccatgcaggccttagatcacatcaacggactcacacagaggagaaaccatgtgaatgtatggagtgtggaaagagctttagtgataatggaacccatagaagacatcaacggactcacacaggggagaaaccatttaaatgtatagagtgcggaagaaaattcagtcagagtggacacctaaatatgcatcaactgactcacacgggtgaaaaaccttttaaatgcatggagtgcggaaagagctttagtgataatggaacccttagaacacatcaacggactcacacaggggagaaaccatatgaatgtatggagtgcggaaagagcttcagtttcaatggaagccttagaagacatcaacggactcacacgggggagaaaccatatgaatgtatggagtgcggaaagagcttttgttataatggaacccttagaacacatcaacggactcatacaggggagaaaccatatgaatgtatggcgtgcggaaagagctttcgtgataaccgcaaccttagaagacatcaacagactcacacaggggagaaaccatgtaaatgtatggagtgtggaaagagctttagtgataatggaacccttagaagacatcaacggactcacacaggggagaaaccatataaatgtatgcattgtggaaagagcttcagtaatagTGGAAACTTCAataaacatcaacggactcacacaggggagaaaccatatgaatgtatggagtgcggaaagagcttcagtttcaaaggaagccttagaatacatcaacggacacacacgggggagaaaccatatgaatgtatagagtgtggaacgagctttagtgataatggaacccttagaacacatcaacggactcacacaggggagaaaccatataaatgtatgcattgtggaaagagcttcagtaatagTGGAAActtcaatatacatcaacggactcacacaggggagaaaccatttaattgcatggagtgcggaaggaAATTCAGTCAGAGTCGACACCTCAGCgtgcatcaactgactcacacaggggagaaaccatatgaatga